One part of the Dehalococcoidia bacterium genome encodes these proteins:
- a CDS encoding MMPL family transporter, whose product MATMTALILGVGTEFTILLLMRYYEEREQGETPIAAMQTAMTKIGRAIIISGLMVVIGFGALLFATDFPLITDFGKVTVIDMALCIVSTIVVLPAIVVTFDNWREGKARQAAKIEA is encoded by the coding sequence ATGGCTACCATGACCGCTCTGATCCTGGGCGTCGGCACGGAGTTCACCATTCTTCTGCTGATGCGCTACTACGAAGAGCGGGAGCAGGGGGAGACACCCATTGCGGCGATGCAGACTGCCATGACCAAGATCGGTCGAGCGATCATCATCTCCGGATTGATGGTGGTCATTGGCTTTGGCGCGTTGCTCTTTGCCACTGACTTCCCCCTCATCACCGATTTCGGCAAAGTCACCGTCATCGATATGGCCCTGTGCATCGTCAGCACTATCGTGGTGCTGCCAGCCATTGTGGTTACCTTCGATAACTGGCGTGAAGGGAAAGCGAGACAAGCAGCTAAAATAGAAGCCTAG